The genomic stretch gggggctgtggctgctgacCTCTCGCTGGGGGTCGCGCCCCGCTGCTGGCCCCAGCGCTGGAAGCCTCTGCCGAGCTCTGGGAAGTGATGTGCCTCCAAACCAGGCGTCTCAGCTCCCTCTAGGgccaaaggaaaggaaaaggcgCTTCCAAAAGTTGCTCCACCTGCTCCTAAATCCTCAGCTGGAACGGGGCTGTGGAGGGTCCTGGCCCTTGCTGGGGCTGCGGTGAGAGGTTCGGGCAGAGATGGGGCATTGGGGCCCCTAATGCTGGTGATGCCGGTGGCTGCCAACGCGGGGTGAAGCCAGCCCGAGCCGAGAAATGCCAGAACCCTGTGCTCAAATATTCCTGTTCCACCAAGAAATAGCTTGAGTAAAGGCTTGGGCAGTGCTCAGACATTCGCAGCCTccaagggaggaaaaagcccAAGCAGGGTCCCAGGGCCATGTCCACCTGCCCTGcgccctcctgcctgctccctgaGCCGGACTAGAGCATGTCATGGGTGGAGGTCGAAGCAAACCTCATCTTGTTTGTCCCTtgtccccttcccctgcacagCAGGAATGGGGGCCTTTGCTCCCTTGTGTGGTCCcagagccagagctgcctgcagcacccagcgCTGGGGCCTTTGCCAAGCACAGGGGAGAATGAGGATGAGAGGGGATGGGACCAGCACCCAGCATCCTACCCCACAGCATCCAACCCTGCACCCGCCGAACATCCAGGAAACCTGGGGGGTCCTTGCGGGCCAGCGCGGAGGACTGTGGCCCTCCTGGTGAGCAGATGGGGATGACGGCCACAAAGGAAATAGCTGTTTTCTGGCAGACCTGAGACCAGTGGCCGGcggagggaggaagggggcCTCCGAACTTGCCCCTTGGGAGCTCCTCGCCATGTGCAGTGGCTCCGTTCCCAGGCTGAGCTCTCATTTCCTATCGTAAACAACTGcatctcctttcccttcagCTCCCACCGGGCCCACACCGGAGCCGTCCGGCACTGCACACCATGCTGCCGCCCCCCGGCTCGCTCCTGTGGGTGGGCTGTCCTCACCGGGGAGCAGACCCACGGGCTCAAGGTGctcacagaggaagaaaaaccctaaagaaaataaaaaggcaataaCGGAGCTTCCTTGGGACCTTTATAGACTAACAGGGTTTATGGTGTTTGTGCCATGtcctttttcactctttttttttttttttttctttttcctgtaagtGGAATTGCCAGGGCTGTCTGTCTCGTAGTGGCTCTAACGAGGGCAGCCAAATGAATGCCCAAGCACCTCGTTAGGaccctgccagggctggcacGTGCCTAACAGAGATAATGTCTGAGCAAAGTGTccacagctggggagggaaaggactGGGCACTGGGCAGAGGAGTCTCCTACTCAGAGCATCCCAAGGGGCAAGTGTCCAATgccttccccaggctgcagtGAAGCCCTTGGAGGTGATGTGCACCTCGGGGTTGCAGAGCCCCTCTCCCcgcctccctctccccccaccctgcatgCACAGGCAGATGCACGTGGGGTTTTTGCCAGCCTCTCTCCCCTCCATTGGCAAAGCTGCCTTGTTGAGCAAGAGAGACCTGACGAGATTTCCATGAACAAActtcctgcagggagcaaagGGCAGAGGGACTGCATCCCTGCCTGACCACCACCTCCTGGGGAGGTTCGGACACCGAACGGACCACTAACAGTggctgtggggaggaggaggagggcaagTCCAGGCTGAAGGAGGTAcctgggtggggggtgaggTGTGGGGTGCAGGACAGGGTGTGGGCCATCCTTGTAAGAGGCTGTCACGGCTTCTTGTGTCACTGCTTGTGTGGACACATCTCATGTGCTGGTccctgggcagggtgggagctggCCTGGTCCTTCAGCTTTCCCGGCTCCCCAGTCCTGCTCTGCCCACAGGCGATGGCAGCCACAACGGTGACCGATTCTGGGGGCATGAGGATCATCACGGAGGTCATCCCGGCCACAGACCCCCGAGCAGCCCAGTTGGCCTCCAGCTCCGGGCCACCCACACCTGCTGTATCATCATTTCAAGTCAAAGGCTTCAGAAGGGCTCAGCCCAAGGCACTGGGGGTGAGACACAGTGTCCCGGGGGGATGGGGCACCTCGGGGACCGAGTATCCCCAGGGACTGTGCTGCTTGAGGTTGTCCTTGGCTGGGGCGGCGGTGACGGTTGGGACCAGCTCCTTTTGCCAGCTCATGCCACTGTGCCAAGCGGCAGCACGCCCAGCTGTGCCCAGTCCCTTCTTGGCACTgtggggcacagccaggacgCGGTGTGGCCATGGGATCGGGTTGGGTGTGGCTAACAGCAATGGTGACACCCATCctttgctggtgctggcagaCGGGCAGCACTTTGGGCTCAGAGTGACTGGGGGGATGCCTCTCCCCCATCCTTCCCTAGACCATCCACATCTTCACTGGGATCATCCATGTCTGCTTCGGGATCATCCTGACAGCGTCACAGTACagcaccccttccctccctgtggCTAGTGGGGTCCTCTTCTGGCTCGGGCTCCTGGTAAGCAGGGATATGCCTGGCCTTCCTCACCATCTTATGAGGACAGGGGGATCTCGGTGGATCAGGGCACAGATCCACTCATCACCAGGGCCTCCTCTTAGACCCAGATACTCTAGCTGTCCCCTTTGGGGATGGAGTGGGTGTGCATGCAGCCCCAAACACAGCTGGAGGGGCACCGGGACATGCAGGGCGGGTGCCTTGCTGCTGACACCCTTCTCCTGTTTTCCGAGCAGCTCCTGGTCTCAGGCTCTCTCCTCGTGGAAAGCGAAAAAAGGGATAGCATCTTGCTGGTAAGGGGGTCCCCTGCggtcaggctggcagggacaAATTATTCCCCCCCATTGCTTCTGCAACTCCTGCCCCTTCCAGCGGCTGGCAGGACCCCTCCACAGCCTAGATTCACACCACAGGGTCTACAGCAAGGCACTGAAAGTGTGTCACACCCTCAGGAGGTGCTCAGCAACCTCCCCATCAagcaggggtggtggtggggcaaTCTTCCATGCTTCAGGGCCTCGTGGAGTCAGTCTCGGATGATGGAGACAAAAGGCATCACGGAGGGTGGCTGCCCTGGTTGGCTTGTCCAGGAGTATATTTGATCGGAGTTGAATAATCCAATTTGGAGGCACCCCTGCTCAGACAGCTCAAACAGAAAGCCCCAGGCAGCCTCTCCCTCCACTCTGTGGCACCTCATGGGGGTCTTGGCAGGAGCAGAAGGGACATAGCTGCTGATGGCTGATGAGAAGTGACCCACACAGGTGAAGACCTGCTGCATCGTCAATATGGGGGTCATCCTGAGCACGCTGGTGGCCACTCTTGTCCACACCACGGCCATCACTCGCAACATCCCTGGCTGCGAGAATAAGCCGTACTATCTGAAACCTGACTGGTGCTTCGATGCTGAGAACAAGGTAGAGCCTCCTGGTTCATGCTCAGGTGGTGGGTCCAAGCCTCCTGTCACTGCATGGGACAAGCAAACAGGGCGATTGCTACACAGGGGAAGGGGACGATGGGTGCTGCCAGGGAACAGGACCTGCAGGACCTTTCCGCTCTCCTCCCTACAGATGGTGAGCAACGGGCTGGATTCCATATTCATCATCTTCAGCCTGCTGGAGTTCTGCGCGGCGGTGGCGGCCCTGGCCTTCGGCTACGATGCCATCAAGCAGCATGACTACACACGCATGGTGAGGGGGCCCTGTTGCCTGCCAGAGCCCTGAGGGCACGTGGGACACTGGCTCTGGcgtttcagcagcagcatggcagcatCATCCACCCCCTTCTTTCCTCTGAGGGGCCGCCCCAGGCTGGTCGCCCACAGGGGCTTCTCTGCATGACCCCAAAAGCAGaatttcccccttttcctctcccaggCGCTGTAGCCATGGCCAAGCTGGCAGCCGTCCCCTGTGAAGAACCACTGtgtgcccctgccctgctgcagccaaggtGCTGGAGCCGAGGGGGGTCCCCGGTGCCTCACGGTGGGGCTGGCCAGGGCCCTGCGGGGCCTCAGAGCTCTCAGCACCCCAAGCCAGGCCGCTCACCTCCGCGCCTTTGCCCCCCAATAAAGgcctctccccccagcccagcccacgCGTCTCTCCGGCGCTCCCTCAGGGGCTGGCGGCCCTCACActgcgggggctgcggcgggagCTAGAGGGCACCGGGCACGGGCCGCCGCGACGACGCGATAACAGGCACGCCGACACGCCTGCCCGGCACAAATATGGCGGCCTCCGCCCGGCAGCGTCAGGGAGGCGGGAGGTGTTGCCCGGCACTAACATGGCGGCCGCGGGCTCAGCGTGGCTTTCCTGCTGGGCATGCGTATGGCGGCGGCGCGTCTCTGCCGTCATCACCGGGCgccgccggggagggggcagcgtGTAGAATGGTGGGGGAGTGCGGGAcggccccgggcccggcccccggccccgagGAGCCCAGTGAGGCAGTCCCGGCCCtggccccggcccggcggcgtCGGAAAGCCTCCAAGAAACGGAAGGAGGCAGCGGTGGCGGCCATCCCGCGGGGCAGACCCAAGTCGGGGCGGGTGTGGAAGGACCCCGGCAAAAAGAGGTGGGCACAGGGTGGGGGGCTCAGGcctcggggcggggggagacGCTTTGGGGTGGTCTCTGGTGGGAACAGGGGTGTATGGGGGTTCTTGAGCTCGGGGGGAAGCTCTGCGGGTGTTTTGGGGGGACAGGGCCgtttggggggtgggttggCCCAGGTAGGGCTGCTTTGGTTGGGGCAACGGGGGTGGTTCGTAGGGGGACTGCGGAAGGACCCGGCGGGGACTGGGCTGTTTTGGGGGAGTCCTGAGCCGAGGGGAAGGTTTGGATGGGATATCGAGGggtgaggctgctgcaggaggctctGAGCTGGGGGAGTTTCACAGAGTTCTGGCCCGAGGAGTTTCCGGAGAGGACCTTGAGTGGGCAGGGGGTCTGTGAGCCATGGGGGGTGCAGttttccctcctccagctgctgaccTGGCCCATCTGCCTGCCCAGGTTCTCACACATGATCCAGGACAAGGCCCTTCGCACCTCCTGGGCACGGAAGATGAAGGAGCGGCAGGAGAGGAAGCTTGTCCGGGACCTGGCAcggcagctgcaggaggggaagcagagagagcGTGAGGTAACAGGGCTTGGGAGCTGGGCCTGGGGCTCAGGACCCTGCAGGCAGCATCACCCAGCCCCTCTGTGCCTGCTGTCTCCATGGGGCAGTGAGCGTGCAGCACTGGCCCTCCATGGGGCGGGTTTGCCGGGGAGCCAGGGACTCTGCTGTCCCAGCCCTCGGCTGGAGCTACCCGCTCCCTTTGCTAGGGCGAGCTCAGGGCCACATTGTGGAGCTAGGCCGTGAGCAGAGACTTTTTGCCTCTCTCCATACACAGCCGTGTGTCTCTGCCCACATCCTGGGCTTCTTGGCCATGGCATTATTGTGGCAGAGCCCTGTGGGCTGAGCACAAACCACACGGCTGCCCTTCCCCTGGGCAGTTGGGACAGTGAATTCCTTGTCATCGTGCCAAATCCAGGCTGCGACGGTCACGTGCTGCAAGTCACTGACTTGGAATAAACCCAGTCGGTCAGTTTGAGCCTTGTGCTGGGGAGAAAAGCGCTGCGGGTTTGGCTTTGTGCAGCAGATTTCGTGCTTGGGCAGGTGCTGCTTGTGCTGCCATAGCCATGCAGCTCCCTGACCGGTGTCGGCATCAGCTGGTTTGGGTTTAAGgccagagggagggagggagggaccTGCAGGGAATGTTTTGATGCTGCTTTCACAGGAGAAGAAGCGGCGGCGGGAGGAGAACCTGAAGCGGCGCTTGGAAAACGAGCGGAAGGCGGAGATTGTCCAAGTGGTGAGTCAGGGCCCCGTTCCTAGCGGAGGGCACTGTGGTGGCCCAGCAGACCCAGCAGCCTCCAGACCCTGGGTACTGGCCTCCAGTTTGCTCCAGTTCTTCTCCCTGGCTCCTCCTTTCAAGGATGCTGtgagcagcactgggaggaCTGGGGAGATCCAACTAAAGCCAGCTTCAGCTGGAGGGTGTCTCTGCCGAGCAGGCAACCGGTGTcctgcagggtgggctgggagggacAGCTTCCTTTCCAAGCCTGAGAAAACCAGAACTGAGGCTGCCCCGGGGATGGTCGGCACATGGGGTGATAGAGCGACGGAAACATGGCACTGATGTGGATCCAGGCATACAGTGCTTTGAGGTTGTGGCTTTTCCATCTGGAAGAGACCTGGGAGCTCGTGGAGGGTGCAGTGAGGAACTGCACAGCCACACGGTGATAGTGAGAATGTGGTATTGCCTGTCACCTCTGACATGAGATCTGGGGCAACTGGGAGATGTTTCCAGGGAGGAGTTTTAGGATAAATCTGATCAGTTGCCAGATGGCTTTGTGTACACACTTTGATCCTCGCTACGtctgctgcttcagcagtgggagggagaagatcccatcctgcagctctgtggaggGGCTGGGCTCTGGCTGGGACCGTGCCgcaggggtgggaggcagggagctctgctgtgcctgtcCCGCCTGCCTCCCCAGTGCCTGAAagccccctctccccaccccccacccccccccccccccagatccGGAACCCACTGAAGCTCAAGCGAGCAAAGAAGAAGCAGCTGCGGCGGGTGGAGAAGAGGGACACGCTGGCCCTGCTCCAGAAGACACCTGTGCAGCGCAAAGCAGCCAAGGAGTGAGACAGGAGATGGGGCACTACAGTGCCTGGGCAGCCGGGGTTTCTGTGTGTCCTGCACCTCTCCAGGCGTGCTTCCTCGGCTCGGTGGGCAGGAATCACTGCCCAGGCCCTCGGTGTTGGACAGACCGCAGGACAGAGCTGGGGTGGTGTACGCAGTGCCGTGACCCACAGGAACCAGCTGCTGGATCCCCGCTGCCTTGGGAAGTTGTGTTGCTGATGGCCACGGG from Falco rusticolus isolate bFalRus1 chromosome 10, bFalRus1.pri, whole genome shotgun sequence encodes the following:
- the LOC119155082 gene encoding membrane-spanning 4-domains subfamily A member 15-like, which produces MAATTVTDSGGMRIITEVIPATDPRAAQLASSSGPPTPAVSSFQVKGFRRAQPKALGTIHIFTGIIHVCFGIILTASQYSTPSLPVASGVLFWLGLLLLVSGSLLVESEKRDSILLVKTCCIVNMGVILSTLVATLVHTTAITRNIPGCENKPYYLKPDWCFDAENKMVSNGLDSIFIIFSLLEFCAAVAALAFGYDAIKQHDYTRMAL
- the CCDC86 gene encoding coiled-coil domain-containing protein 86, with amino-acid sequence MVGECGTAPGPAPGPEEPSEAVPALAPARRRRKASKKRKEAAVAAIPRGRPKSGRVWKDPGKKRFSHMIQDKALRTSWARKMKERQERKLVRDLARQLQEGKQREREEKKRRREENLKRRLENERKAEIVQVIRNPLKLKRAKKKQLRRVEKRDTLALLQKTPVQRKAAKE